The following proteins come from a genomic window of Nitrospira sp.:
- a CDS encoding HIT family protein, with translation MTDACMACQGTWPKEDHFIADLGLSKVYLHDDQFFPGWTVLVFQRHATELFQLAPTERFQLIEEINRVAKTLAEIYQAQKINYELLGNQLPHIHWHIIPRSANDPAPLEPVWRVPHSPLRLTGAALHEAIDRLAHLLRMAR, from the coding sequence ATGACGGACGCATGCATGGCGTGCCAAGGAACTTGGCCGAAAGAGGACCATTTCATCGCAGACCTCGGCCTGTCGAAGGTCTATCTCCACGATGACCAATTTTTTCCCGGTTGGACCGTTCTGGTCTTCCAACGCCATGCCACCGAGTTATTCCAACTCGCGCCAACCGAACGATTCCAGTTGATTGAAGAGATCAACCGGGTGGCCAAGACTTTAGCCGAGATCTACCAGGCTCAGAAGATCAACTACGAACTCCTCGGAAACCAACTTCCTCATATCCATTGGCACATCATTCCTCGTTCGGCGAACGATCCGGCCCCGCTGGAACCGGTCTGGCGGGTACCGCACAGTCCTCTTCGTTTGACGGGAGCAGCGCTTCATGAAGCCATCGACCGCCTGGCACACCTCCTTCGCATGGCCCGATGA